A stretch of DNA from Oncorhynchus nerka isolate Pitt River linkage group LG22, Oner_Uvic_2.0, whole genome shotgun sequence:
GGGCTCCTTCCCTGTGCTGACAGTGAAAGGAACCGAGACAAAGCTTTGAACTTTGAGATGGACCGTCGGCCCACTTGAGACACGTGCTGCCTACAGCacacactgactcaaatgaaGGGTGCCTATCTGTAGCATTATATTACATCTGCCTGATAAACTCTCCAGTGTCATCAACAGGGTACTGTCAGGATGTGGACTCTCACTCAGATTGCACTGATGCCCCATGAGGAGCCACTGAGGGAATGTCAGCAATATTTACAAATCTAAACCAGCCTATGCATTAACTGACCATAAAACATTCAAACGTACCTTGAAAGAAAATAGACCGTTTCTTTATGCAAAAGCCATTCTTTTGAAAGCTTTATGAGTCCCACCGCGACATTCGTGCAATTTGGACTTCTTACCCGTTTAACATCTTGTGTTTGAGCTACAGATTTCTGGGTTGTACTATTGGATTCATCTATTTCTTCTGCATCTGTGTGATTAACGGGGCTGAGCTAGAGCGGAGTCTGTGAGACTGGTGGATCCTGAAATGGCCCGCGGCCGGATCTTTTCACAAAGTAAGAGAGAGTCCGAATGGTTTGAGCTACACTATTAAAAGCTATCTATGAAAAGCTGGGATTTTCACAAATACACACATGTAACATGTTTTACTTTATGACAGACAAGCTACACAACAGGTGTTAGaaggtaaggggttcttctacatagaagatcataggaaatcccaggacatagtgtctataaaactgtaaggggttcttctacatagaaaatcataggaaatcccagaaCATAGCGTCTATAATGCTGTAATAAGCACACATAGTTGTTGTCACAAACTCCAAACTCCACaaagttgtcactgactagttggatattAATTTCCCACTGAGCAAACCATTTATGTGCTTACAGCATTCATATCAATTCATTTTTATCCGGTTTTTGCTTtggcttttattttttattgacttTTGACAATAAAACACATGAATGCAACTGTTTATGTCACATTGTTGCCCTGGTTGCCCTGAAAATAAAATGGTTAAACACTTATTTGTGAAGctaaatataagggctggacatgcAGATAAATGAAAGCAAGATAAATGAAAATACAATTTTTGCTGGTGTCTCGGGACTGAAAGGGTTAATGCGGACTTATCAAGACTTATGGCGATGATGCCAAAATGCCATGGAATGTTTTTAGCTGCAACTAGCTTTACACAATAAGCTAGTACACAATCAGGAGAGCTCTATAGAAACCATTCATGCTTGTACTGTATGCTATGCAATTTCTTCATGATAAATTTACAGAGCTAATATATTTGACTATCGTCATTAGATGTGTTTCAAACTTGAGAATGGCACTTTCAATAGCTAGCCTCAGTGTTGATAATGCAAACATACTTAGATGTTAGAGAGAAAAGTGTTTGTTACTGAGGCTCCTTAGTGGGTGGTAGTGTGTCTTAAAACACTGTGCATTTTCAGGCCTTGCTTCAGCCCTACATTTTCAGTAACTTTTTATTTTACTCAAGTGTTTATCATAAGAGGGGACTCTACTCTGGACTTCCTGTTATGTCTCTTATTTTTACTCTTCTCTTTAAAAGACTAACTGGTTAACCTCCTCTCACTCTAATTTAGCTATTGCTTAGCTGCTGAGCTATAGGGATCATTCTTCTTCCTCAGATCTTCAGAAGTTTAGAAATGGGAACAGAGCCATTTGTGAAATAGGCAAATATCTGTCCACCAAGCACCAAACTATAAGATATAAGCATGGGGCGCAAACATTTGCATAATTCACGCTTTGATGTCCGTTTAAGATTTATTCATGAGTAATTGCTTGTGTCAGAATTTGCGATCACGATGAGAAGGGacaaggattatgacacactcaaAAGTAGACAGACAACCTGAGCTTTAGACAGCGTTTGTGTAGATTGCTtacttactgtgtgtgtctgcagtaTTATTGTATTTTCTTGTGTCTCAGTAATCCGTGTTTTATTTATGTCTGTATGAATGAGTCTTCGTATGAGTCACAGGAATGTGACTACCTCTGTCTGTACAGAATCGAACCATTGACGTATTTTTCTGTTGGGCATTATATACAGGAATGGTTTTTAATTAGATCTCATTTTAATCTGAGTTATGCAATGGGTGGAAGTGCAATTACTGAATGCATGTAACCTTTTTCAGTGTTTTTTTAATGCCATATGCTTTACATACAAACATTAATAGCCCGTACACCTAAATGGGATTACTCCCACTGAATAACTAATGCAATGAACATAATTTAAACAATTGTGGGGAAGTAATAGCCATAAACACAAGTATTACATATCTGTGAACTACAGGGTAGTTTTGAGTGAATACTTTTTGTAACATAACAGGCCATTGTATTGTACTCAATGAAGCAGTTGTAAATAACTTGCATTTTAGCCCACAACAATGTGTTCATCTTATTTGTCTCATCTATTACGATTTACTCTTCCTTTACTACCTATTTGTATTATACTACTCTGACTGTAAAATAGAGTAGAAAATCAATAAACAAATATTGAAAAACGAATGAATGTTATTTTGAGTTCTGGCTTTGTGAAATATGTCATTTTTCTCCCAAAATCCCCCCGGACCTTCTTCACCATCATCATTTGTTTCCAATTGTCACAGTTGAGCTTCAGAGTCAAGTAGTAACATTGCATCTGAATGTCAAATTTATCAAACCCAAGCAAATGTCACACCCTAAAACCCAAAACATCTCACTCATTTACACCTTTTCAATTCCATATAttttttcaatattttttttattatacatttatacaATACAATTTGTGTAATATCAATTGGGTATGCAAAATAATTTGTGATTCTGCACATCTGTGTTTACAATAACTGTATTCACACAAAACATTTGTTAATAAATTGGTTCCCAGAAAGCGTGTTCTCTTGCTGGTAAAGAATAATTACAAGAatacatctctccccctataaAATAAGGACATGGGTAGCCAACCCTCCTCCTGGAGAGCCACTCAGTATGCAGGCTTTGCTCAAGCCCTGCTCAAGCACACTGATCCTACTAATCAGAAGCTTAGCCAGATCTTGATGTTTAAATTTAGTGTTTTCCAGAagagctggaacaaaagcctgcataccCAGGCAGTAGCCCTCCAAGAGGACGGTTGGCAAGCTCCCTGACTGAGAGGGTCCTTTTATTAAGGGGGAGCGCTGGGGTTCTGGTAGACTTCAGATACTTTTTGGGACGTTTCCCTGAGCCCAGCCTGTTTGCACTTGGCCTTCAAGCAGAGCTTGAGTTTCTCCTGGAAGGAGCTGGCAGTGATGGTGTATAGAATGGGGTTTAGGGCACTATTGATGGGCAGGATGAAGATCACCACCCATAGAATGATCGTTCCTggaggacagggaggaagaggaggaggagagggtggaggaggagccgGAGGAAGAGGACGAGGAGTTCACAAAGATTAAACATAATGATAGCAATTTAATTGCAGTAATCACGTAACCACATGTATCTGGTTTACCTGCTATTTCCACTCGTAAAAGGGAGAGGATCTTTAGGATGAATATAGGTGTCCAACACATGGCATCTGTGAAAACGATGAAGAAAAACCTCTTGGCTATAGAGACCTCCTTGTTGTAGACAGACTGTCTTGCTGTCTTGGCTGTTTTCTGTACAGAGTAAAACATGCTGGTGTAGGAGAAGACGATCATGATGAATGCAAAGAGATTCAATCCTGAAAGATAAAATGTGAAAAGCATGCTTTCATTACACTTTACAATATACCTGTCCTAACATATGTATTGAATAAAACTAAATTATGTCAGTAAAACCACAAGTCGCGTAAAGGTATTGCAAAACTTGCTGAAATTTGGTATCTATTGTTTCTCATGGAGATTTGAACTGATTGGAACTGACTGGAACTAATTGGTATTTAATAAGTCTAGCTGAGatctatgatgatgatgatgagattaTAAACCCTTTTTTTCATGGCAGTTTCATGTCCCCCCAGGGAAATACATGGAACACAATCCAAGGCCTGTGCAATTCCAACTTCATCTTATATTATCCCCATTATCTTGTTGATTCACCACCATCAGAGCTGATTCCTATCCCAGTGAGCACAAGACATTTTCAAACAAAAGGACACATTTTCAaccaaaaatatgtattttcagcGTATTTTTTTATGTGCTCAGACGAATGTTCCTCTTACCCAGGAATATTCCAGTGGAGTAGCATCGGGCCCCTGGTTTCTCCATTTCGTCTGAGTGAAGTGGAAAACACACTCCATTCCTGCCATAGTAATTCCCGAATGTCTGCTTGTCCCATAAGGGAATGACAGCAATAATGAAGCCCAGGACCCAGATGAGGATGAGATAGCAGAGCGTCTGTTTACGTCCGGCTCTGTAGTTGTGGAAGGGGAACACAATGCACAGGTACTTCTCCAGAGTCATGTATGTCAGAAGCATGACTGACACCTCAGTGGACAGCATGGCCAGACAGCCAATCAACTGGCACTGCAGGCTCTCCATCCACAGCTGGGCATGTCTGTTGTACTCTCCACAGTACTTGATGTCAAATGCACCGATGAAGAACAGGTAGACTCCCATGAGGCAGTCAGCACCTAACAGATAACATGGATTTCAGGGATCTTAGTAAGTATACTTTGTTATGAGAGGAGTTTTATGAATCTAAATAAATAATGAGTTACCTAAGTACAAGGTAATGAGAAGTGATTGCAGCCCTCGTTGTGGTGAGGTATTCTACTCACAGCACAGTGATATGATGGCCATGGTGTGGTGCTGGTTTTCAGATGCAATGCAAGACCTCAGGCAGATCACAAAGATGTTGCCGAAGCAGATGATGAAGGCCACCACCCACACAAAAACACGAAGGATGATGTTCGCAAGAAGATTCTCAAATGTTGAAATTCCGTCAGTGTTTGGCTTGCAACTTCGCACGTTAGGAGAGTAGCCACAGTATTCAAATTTCTTAAAATAACTGGGCCAGGAAAAAGATACAAAAAATATCACAATTAAATCACCTTCGAACAAATTTCTGAAGTTGAACTTTTATCTTGATATTTTTGACAGTTGTAAGAATAGAGATTATCTAACAAATGGATACAGTTATACAGAGTCCTAAACTGCCCTCTAACTAGGCTTTGGTGCTTTATATGCAGTGTGGACCTGACCTGTGCTGACTAAACATTATTGTTGATTAAACATTATTTGTAGTAACAATACCTCACTGTACACCAAGCAATACAGCTGTTAGGAGTCAATTTACTGTATAATGGCCCAATGAAGCCTGTATAAGCTGCTAACAAGTCGTTGATCCACTATTTGTAAGTAGCTTATCAAACACTTTTAAAATGTCCTGTATTATGCATGCACAAGAAGCCATGAATTCATTACTTGTTGGTAGGTAATTGGCAATGAATGTTTAGACATTTACGCATGCTATATTTATTCTGTGTTTTTACCCTGCAAAGTAAGCTTATAACACACTATTAAATGAATTAAATCCCAATTAGAAGCTTCTAAGGGCTTAGTGCCTTACTGTTTATACAGTATGAAATTAAATGTTGTTGACATAAGAATAATAAATGAAGACAGAGTATATACTCACATATGGGACAAGTTGCTAAGAGAGCGAAACATCTGAATACTGATGTTTGGTATTTCAACCTCCTCTATACTCCTGAGGGGAGCAAAAACATGACTCTTTCTCCAATTGCCTAAAGCTAGTAGACCATGACACATAAGTTCTTTATGAAATAAAAACTATTACTTACAGGGATTGCAAATTGACAAACATGTCAAACTGATCCTCATAAATATGAGTTAGAGGGTTATTTGAAATGTTCCTGAGAAAAGAGGGGGGACATCAATACAGGGCAGATAATATCACTTTGATTTATCACCCCTGTCTCTGTGGTCAACATGGCCTCAAGGCCAGGTTGATGGAAGACTCATTGAACAGTGAAGTTAATAAACTTCAACTCAACAATATAAAGTTAGCATTTCTCCTACTTGATCATACCAAGTGGATCCAACACTTTCAGGAAATCCATTCTAAGTAACAATAACATCTTTCAAAATAGTACAGTGCCTTGTGaatgtattcggcccccttgaactttgcgaccttttgccacatttcaggcttcaaacataaagatataaaactgtatttttttgtgaagaatcaacaacaaatgggacacaatcatgaagtggaacgacatttattggatatttcaaacttttttaacaaatcaaaaactgaaaaattgggcgtgcaaaattattcagcccctttactttcagtgcagcaaactctctccagaagttcagtgaggatctctgaatgatccaatgttgacctaaatgactaacgatgataaatacaatccacctgtgtgtaatcaagtctccgtataaatgcacctgtactgtgatagtctcagaggtccgttaaaagcgcagagagcatcatgaagaacaaggaacacaccaagcaggtccgagatactgttgtgaagaagtttaaagccggatttggatacaaaaagatttcccaagctttaaacatcccaaggagcactgtgcaagcgataatattgaaatggaaggagtatcagaccactgcaaatctaccaagacctggccgtccctctaaactttcagctcatacaaggagaagactgatcagagatgcagccaagaggcccatgatcactctggatgaactgcagagatctacagctgaggtgggacactctgtccataggacaacaatcagtcgtatattgcacaaatctggcctttatggaagagtggtaagaagaaagccatttcttaaagatatccataaaaagtgtcgtttaaagtttgccacaagccacctgggagacacaccaaacatgtggaagaaggtgctctggtcagatgaaaccaaaattgaactttttggcaacaatgcaaaacgttatgtttggcgtaaaagcaacacagctcatcaccctgaacacaccatccccactgtcaaacatggtggtggaagcatcatggtttgggcctgcttttcttcagcagggacagggaagatggttaaaattgatgggaagatggatggagccaaatacaggaccattctggaagaaaacctgatggagtctgcaaaagacctgaaactgggacggagatttgtcttccaacaagacaatgatccaaaacataaagcaaaatctacaatggaatggttcaaaaataaacatatccaggtgttagaatggccaagtcaaagtccagacctgaatccaatcgagaatctgtggaaagaactgaaaactgctgttcacaaatgctctccatccaacctcactgagctcgagctgttttgcaaggaggaatgggaaaaatttcagtctctcaatgtgcaaaactgatagagacataccccaagcgacttacagctgtaatcgcagcaaaaggtggcgctacaaagtattaacttaagggggctgaataattttgcacgcccaatttttcagtttttgatttgttaaaaaagtttgaaatatccaataaatgtcgttccacttcatgattgtgtcccacttgttgttgattcttcacaaaaaaatacagttttatatctttatgtttgaagcctgaaatgtggcaaaaggtcgcaaagttcaagggggccgaatactttcgcaaggcactgtatatacactgagtacacaaaacattaagacacctgctctttctatgacataaactgaccaggggaatccaggtgaaagctatgatcccttattgatgtcacttgttaaatccacttcaatcagtttagatgaaggggaggagacaggttaaataaggatttttaagccttgagacaattgagacatggattgtgtgtgtgccattcagagagtgaatgggaaaAACAAAAGATTAAAGTGCATTTGAaagggttggcaggtagcctaaggGTTAAGCATGTTGGGCAAGTGCCTAAAAGGTTGCTGGCTTGAATCCCTGAGACCTGGTTTGAAtctatgtgcccttgagcaaggcacttaaccctaattcccctggataagagcatctgctgaatgactaaaatgtaaatgggtatggtagtaggtgtcaggcgcaccggtttatgtcaagaactgcaacgctgctgggtttttcatgctcaatagtttcccgtgtgtatcaagaatggtccaccacccaaaggacatccagccaacttgacacaactgtgggaaacattcgagtcaacatgggccagcatctctgtggaatgctttcgacaccttgtagagtccatgcccgatGATTTGAGACTGTTCTGAGTGTAAAAgcggggggtgcaactcaatatttggaaggagtttttaatgtttggtatacttagTGTATATTAGGGCTAGGATTCAAATAGAAATTGGATATACTCACAACTGTTTTAGGTTTAGAAGATTTCTGAACATAGTTGAGGAGAACTCCTCAAATTTGTTTACAGATATGTCCCTGgaatgataaaaaaatatatattttcaacaATGAAATACATTACTGTATTTGGACATTTTACAACATTATTTGACCCATATAATGTTGTGTTAAGTACAGTTAACTCACAGGTCTATCAGGTTTGGCATTCCAAAAAATATTCCCTCCTCAATGGTTTGTACTCTGTTTTTTCGAAGAGCCCTGCAAAATAAATGTCCCTATAAGTGGCAATTGTTATTCAAGAACCTACAAACTAGACCAATTACATGACTTGAATAGTAGTAGGGCCTACAATAATTTACATACACTGCTTGTTAGATTTTATTTGGAGTTGAATCTGGATagtaggtacagtggggcaaaaaagtatttagtcagccaccaattgtgcaagttctcccacttaaaaagatgagagaggcctgtaattttcatcataggtgcacttcaactatgacagacaaaatgagaagaaaacaaatccagaaaatcacattgtaggatttttaatgaatttatttgcaaattatggtggaaaataagtatttggtcaataacaaaagtttatctcaatactttgttatataccctttgttggcaatgacagaggtcaaacgttttctgtaagtcttcacaaggttttcacacactgttgctggtattttggcccattcctccatgcagatctcctctagagcagtgatgttttggggctgttgctgggcaacacggactttcaactccctccaaagattttctatggggttgagatctggagactggctaggccactccaggaccttgaaatgct
This window harbors:
- the LOC115104792 gene encoding relaxin receptor 1-like produces the protein IRYVRVSPPESSTDSSLYSGADVCPLGQFPCGNMSVCLPQLYHCNGVQDCANGADEENCVDNSGWPHLFDAFMKKNVEESKECMLDVFPEVCFCEAGRVNCNKKGLLSVPAVSSNITALELNSNQITALQPDQFIRYRHLERLHLEDNRIKSISKQAFSGLYSLRRLFLSQNRITSLKAGIFGDLSNLEWLILDENRITSMRQKSFEGLKSLFFLSLLNNSLESIPKKSVCLEMPRLNWLELEGNRISSLWVSSFQNCTTLTVLALRKNRVQTIEEGIFFGMPNLIDLDISVNKFEEFSSTMFRNLLNLKQLNISNNPLTHIYEDQFDMFVNLQSLSIEEVEIPNISIQMFRSLSNLSHIYFKKFEYCGYSPNVRSCKPNTDGISTFENLLANIILRVFVWVVAFIICFGNIFVICLRSCIASENQHHTMAIISLCCADCLMGVYLFFIGAFDIKYCGEYNRHAQLWMESLQCQLIGCLAMLSTEVSVMLLTYMTLEKYLCIVFPFHNYRAGRKQTLCYLILIWVLGFIIAVIPLWDKQTFGNYYGRNGVCFPLHSDEMEKPGARCYSTGIFLGLNLFAFIMIVFSYTSMFYSVQKTAKTARQSVYNKEVSIAKRFFFIVFTDAMCWTPIFILKILSLLRVEIAGTIILWVVIFILPINSALNPILYTITASSFQEKLKLCLKAKCKQAGLRETSQKVSEVYQNPSAPP